Sequence from the Denticeps clupeoides chromosome 20, fDenClu1.1, whole genome shotgun sequence genome:
gattttcatgttttttaaatcaactgcaaaaaacatatttaaacctTGAAGATGTGTTAATGCAATCCAACATTTTCCTTAAAAGAAGGTCTAAGCCTTTCTGGGACAAAACAAATCATTTAAgtacagacacgcacacacacacacacacaactgtaatCTGAAGCCCGGATATCCCCTCTCACACAATGAGGTTGTAACCTGGGGTCCAATTGGTTGCTCCTGCCCAAAACCGGAACAGCAGACCTGGGATTACAGAGGTGATGTCTATTCCAGATCCCCTCTCTCCATCATCCAGCAAATTCATAAACCAGCTGTCGGCTCTCCTCCAACAGCAAAATAATGCAAGCAGCATCCAGCGCTAAGCCTCACCTTATCTGATTCTGTTCTTTCAGCTACAAAACGTATCCCAATTCGGGGCAGGACCTACTTATTTCATGCCTTGGGAAGTTAATAAGGTGCATCCTTACCTGCACTATTGGTTCCCAAAGCTCTGCTGGGAGGTTTTTAATGagttctcacaaacacacatacacaccttctTTCGCACAATCCAATGTTAAGGCAGCATCCTGTTTTTAGAAAGAAGTGACCAAAGTTACTTCcgtttgggtaaaaaaaaaaatgaattgatgatggaaaaaaaaacaataacagcaCATATGTGAATAATCCTGAAATCCTCCAGGTGAGTCCAGTGTGTTGTCTTACGGAGGGAGACAGAGGCTTCTGCTGCTTGTCTGTGGGTGGAAGATGGCTTTGAGGAGGGGAACGAGTGTAAGGTTTCACTGGGGACAAGGTGCTGGAGCTGGGCTGGACCTTTCtcctctatacacacacacacacacacacacacaaatgcacaaatgtcTGACAGGCCCAGCCAATTATAGACTGTGCTTCAGGATATTTTAGTACTTTTCTTTCCCGCCTCTCCACCATGTTTAAGGCTGCACCCATGTGAGCGTTCCGGCTTTAAACACAGGCTGAGCCACAGCAGGACCTCCCTGCCCTCCGGTGGGATACAGCCGCAGCAGAGACGCCCTGGGGCAGCTGGATCGGGGAGGGACACAAACGtgacactttcacacacagaccccCTCAAACACGTGAAGTTATGTATATGAAGTATTATATTTTCTAGATAAGCTGCTTTTCCTAAgggttctttgttttttgttttttttgtacccaCAAACCCATTTTGACAATCACATGCAAGCCTATTCAGTCACACTGTTGTTTTCTGCACAACGATGCATAGACCCAGAACTGTACATCTACCctgcactgaacacacacactcattctcaGAACAACcttccttttttcactttcactctccctCGCCCACCTTCACCTTTCGCTCTTCCTCTCATtctctgtctgtttctctcattGTGACTCTTTGTATCAGGATCAGTGTATCAGacagtaaagaaaaaacaattatagggtggtagtatcctagtgggtaaaacaccagaaaaaagaaaagaaaaggccaCAAAATCaccagttcaaaccccacttactaccattgtgtccctgagcaagacacttaaccctgagctgctctgagatgctgtccctgtaactactgattgtaagttgctctggataagggcgtcggataaATGCCATacgtgtaaatgtaaatgctctggTTAACAGCGTCTGCCGAACGCtgtacatttaaaagtaattatttCAGCCATAAAAAGGCTATCATTTCCACAGAAGCCCAGACAGCACGCATGCTGCACTTGACTGTATTGTTTAATGGTTTAACCTGGTCCCAGGTTATGGTTAATGTGTTTAGGGCGCGAGTGCACTAGCATCAGCATTTCCTGTCCTGTGAGCACTGAGCAATGTGGAGCAGAATAAGCACAGACAGACTGAAAAGTGCTAAATGTGAAGTCAGGCCAGAAGCGTGAAACCTGTTCTCCACTGTTTTGCTTTCTACTTGGCCTTATCCCTTTTTCTCAGTCACAGAATGTGCCAGACTTCCTGTCTGGCAGATGCCCGTTCCCCCACCCAACCCCCATGTCAGCCAGACAAAGACTTATGGTCCCATCCTGCACCATACAACGGACTTCACCAACAGGACTCCATGCCTTTACCTTGACTGTGAGTTTACCAGCTGAATTAGGGCAGGATGAAAGCACAGTTACAGAATGCCATTAATCTTTTTTAATGCTTTCTAGACCCCCCTCTACTGTCCACAAACTGCAAATGCTCGTTCACACGAATAGCTCCTTCTCTTCAGACGCTATAAAACAGCTGCAGCTTTTGACCCTTCATGGTTCGAGTGGTCACAGGCCAGGCTAACTATAGCTGCATGGCCCAAATGACTGCTGGCAGCCTGCAAGAAGTGGCTTCGGTCAAACAATTTGAAGAAGTTGAAGTAATattgtgcattggtggtatagtggtgagcatagctgctgcCCCAGCAGTTGACCCatgttcgattcccggccaatgtaGTCAATTTTTCAGGAATTAGAtcgacccataatcggaaggttgtcgtGTAGTAATGGATGCACCCACATATTCATAACTATGTGATTTAATATGCATGCAAAATCTGGAATATTATGAGGTTGTGTATGTTCATATTATCTCagactaaaaataaaacaggtaaTACCAAATTGCAAACAATGTCATACATTTCTACCGTTTTTTCTATAATTTCatgaaatgcagattttttaacATGATTCCAGGAGGCCTATGACCATCCAACATCTTATTTAAGCAATAAACTAATAGAGCAAAAGCTGCATggatgataattttttttttttgagtaaagTTCagccatgttaaaaaaaatgtcgaAACAACGTTTCCAGTACAATGTCCCAATTAATTCAAATGCATAATTTGGAATGACCTGTTTTATTAAAAGCGATATTTTTGAAGTGGCATGTCTCACATCTGGCAAGGATCAGTTAGTAGTTTCTTGgtttcctctttctctgtggAAACTCTTGTTCCAACACTTTCGGTGTTCTCCTGTGCTTCTCATCAtgtgcttctctttcttctttgttTGGTTCAGAACAGGAAGTCTGCAGATGCAATTGCACTAGAGGCTTGGCTGAAGAAAACTCAACAGGGTCATCAAACATCTtaccccattttttttttttcgtttagtTGAGGAGAAGTTCCTGTGTGGCTGTTTCCCCCACTGTTTTCACTCACTTCAATAAATTATGCTTTATATATCAGAAGGTGtgatttatttactgttttCTTCTGggcagatatatatatatatatatatatatatatatatatatatatatatatatatatatatatagagagagagagagagagagagagagagagagagagagagagagagagagagagagagagatgattttATTTATACCATGTAATCAGGATACAGAACCTCTTCCATATTTTATATTACTCGagcaaatacaataaaacttACAAGAAGCACAGCATGccatattttttcataaatagTACATTTTCAGTGAGACAAAAGAATTTCtggccaccaaaaaaaaaaaatctgttcatcaGACTTGTTTAGCAAATGCTAGATCTTTGACGTGGTTCCAAAGctaggacatttctaaatgcacCTTTTACGATTATTTAGATaacatgtactgtatatatctaTATTCATGGTTCCTGCTCAGTTGTTCCATGTGACTCAGTAATTCTATTCTAAAcctgtgaaatgaataaatgattttatttttagatttgttAATCTGTCAGTAAAATTTCCAAATCAAGCCAGATCAGATCAAGTCTCCTCCATCATCTGCGATGAATGGCTTTTCCCTGGTCAGAACTCTTCTCTGGGCCCCATCTGCAGGTACCACGTTCCTTCTGGACGCCTTTACCAGCACGCGACCGGCCTCTGCTCTTCGGCCTCCACCAGGGACCAGCTGGCTGGGTTTACCATCCTCCTCTGAGGATAATCCAGGGCCTGATCTGCCCTGATCCTCATCCAGCCTCTGGGCCCTGCGCAAACGTGGCCTGGCCTTAGCCACTTCCCGTGATCTGGGTGCACCCTGCGGTGTGATATCACCGGCACGTGCCACCTGCTTGTTGTCCAGCTTGTCCATTTGGAGACAGACGGAACGCACAGTTGGTGAAGGAGGAGCTGATTTACAGCCGATGGGAGCAGGAGGGCTGATTTTGGGTTCTTTCTTCTTTGCCCTTTCACTGAAAGGTATGACCTGGCTGACAGGGAGGAGCAGCGTTGTGATTGGTTGTTTAGATTTGGTGGGGAATGCTGTAACCGGCTGGGCCCTAGAAAATGGGGCTCGCTCGGGGGATATGGGCATCCCTTCCCTCCCGCAGGTTTTCACCTTCCTGGCCCCGGCCTCCAGTTTCCGTACTACGGCCTTAACCTCCTGCGGCCTCCCCTGGATCTTCCTCCTCTGAAGCTCCCTCACCTCTGTGGGGCGATCCAGAGGGGCCAGTTTCAGAGGCCGTCTGGGTGGCAGGTTCTCCGACTCCTTCTCGGGATCTGCCGACTGTGTGTGAGACTGAGGATGTGTGGGGGCAGGAGCAGCCGGTGGGGCACACTGGGACTCATCTTGGCATGGGACGGTGAACAGATGGCGACCAGGTGTCTTCAGGCTGTCGAGGATTGTAGTTGGCAGATTCAGGTTGGGGCTGTTCCGCTGCATCATTGCATTCCTGCAAACGGGGGCCAGTGGCTCATCTGTCCTGGCAATGACCTGGAGaacaaaacccacacacacacacacacacatatataatgcaGTACATGCACATTCTGAAAGAGCCCAGTCTtcaatataaaacacacaatacatttatatctataaaataaatgcattttatattatataaatattcatttatttgtgttccaaTGTGAAACATGGGTCTACTAGTTTCCTACCACATCACAATAATCttccatttaaataataaactgtattaaaacaaGATATGGTCTACCAAATACATTTTGTGCACATAACATTGTGTACATTGACTTTCttcaaaatacattattataataagtacatttatttacaggaaATTACAGTTATTTTGGCTGGTTAGATGAATTCCCAGATTAATGAGATGGTAGGATGGATGAATAAATTATGTCACAAagaattttattcttttattgttctagaagtagttttttttttttttaaagtaaaaaatccTAACCCTGCTTcatagaaaataaaatacttttactcACACTTACTAATCTAATCATTTATCACATTCAAGATCAAGAGATCACGCAACAAACATTACACCACACAAAAcatgtaattttatatttacattatgaattctgtaaattaaaaatgtgtattttcaaaacacacacacacacacatacatatataagaaaaaatatTAGCCCTAAAAGTTATTTCTGTACCCAGTATCCACGTGTTTATAATTGATACAATATCAGAGTAAtataagaaaaaacatttacgCTTCactccagtgtctccagggggactgtccctgttagtactgattgtaagttgctctggataagggcgtttgctaaaatgtcataaaatgccACATGTAAAATGTGAACATGGCAAACCCAAACAGTAAAGCAAAGCTGGATTTCAACATACACGATTAACACAAGCAAGTTAAAACAGCAACTTGCAcctataaatgtaatgtttggtTTAAATTTACTCACACAAATCCACTATATTCTGGTTGCACACAACAATGTTTTGAACATTAATGTTTGTATATTAAATACTTTCTGGGCTATGCatgaatgcacaaaaaagtgAAGTTAATTTTCTACTAATGTTCTATccttagtaaaaaaaaagcattaatgaTTTATGTATGATCAATGCATTATAGCAAAAAATGCTAGTTGGTTATCGAATGCTTAAGGCAGACTATTGAAACCAAAAACTTACCACCGTAGACATCATCTTTGGCTTCATCAGTTTATGTCTACTCATCTGAGGCCGCcctcagtctgtgtgtgtgtttatttcttttcagcTGAAAGGTGTGTGTTGCTGACGTAAGTGCAGCAACACACtgtcatgtgacaatgacagtgCAGAAGGAGCCTTGCTGTAAGATTATTACAGGGTATTAGGGTCACCCTGATGGCCCGGTGATCTCCACCGATTTGAAATCCAGCTCAACAGAACTCATGGAAACCTTTTCCCAGTTTCACATGATTAATTATGATTATCAGTCAGTGAAACAGATTTTAAACTTGAAAtagatttacaaaaaaaaaacttaaaagcTGTGTTGCTATTCAGTGCTGTTGAAGAACACTAGATGGAGACAAAGGGTCAGATTTGCACAAAGTCAACCCTACAGGTGCTTCAGGCAAGTATATCGTTTCTTGTCTGTTGCTGCGGAATGTTTGACAGGGTTGTTGGTTTCAACCTGAGTCTTTTATTCAAGGCTTGCATGCGGTTCAAGGCTGTCAAGTGAAAGTATTAAGTACCTGGCAAAGCTTAAAAGCATCTGTTTTGGAATGTGCCAATATGAGCAGGCTAAGAGCAATAGAGGGGGAGGGAATTGAGACAAGCTGCAAAAGTGGCAGTGAAATTGGCTGACATTGCTTTCATAAGGCATGAGGGTCACCCATTATCCTGTAAGCTATAGCCAGAAGGATAAGTGGGAAATGTGATGTTTGCTGTCTGATGTTTGAGTGACTGCAGAGTTCTGTTTACAGTGCAAACACACAGTATTCCAAAATGAACCCAAAAAGCTCAAGTTTAAACTAACATTTATGCATTAAACTGTTGAGAAATAAAACTTAAGCCACAAGCAGTGCCTTTGGTTTTGTGTAGGTCATTAATTTCACAGCGGTGATCCTGCAGGAAAGAATTCTGATTTTGGATATGATGGTTTTCCCAAAGCCctcccacccaaaaaaaaatcattttaaaaagttatttcccaaccccccaaaaaacacacaaacataaaaaaattgccaTAATTCATACATATATGAGCTAAACATACAATATGATATGGCATgccatttttatatttcttgGCAATAAACTTAAAGAACTGAATTGTTAATTATAAAGACCTTCCAATTCTGTCTACCTACTGGGAAATACGACTTTTCATTCAGAGCAGTCTTCAGGTTCAGCCAGTAGCCTCATTTTGCAATGTGTACTGACATaaaaaattcatatttcataatttcataagGAAATATATGCTCTCCGAAGTTGTGGTGGTGAAAATGCACACCATCAAGATCTGATGCTTTTTTGGTATTAAATGATATAGGTCTTAGTTGAAGATGCAGGTAGAGGAAAATATGGACACAATGCCCATTCTCTCCAATCACCTGGATAAATGTATTTCAAACTGGTGCATGATAACACTCTTGGCACCCAATTCCTGCACTGAGTGACCTCTTTCAGGAAGATAATGCACCccgaaaagtgaaaaaagttctGAAATATTTTGAGGAACCTGACAAAGTTCAATCCAAGGAGATCACACTTATGTTACTGTGCCACTGGGCCCCTATTGGGACGAATACAAATGAGATGAACACaactttatatttttctttttttttttgtggaaagcTGTGTTGCAAGGCCTGTGCATTCTTCACCCTAATACAGTTTTCACAGGTATAGAAACCGGACACGGCTTGCCCACTGGCACCTGCGGCCCTTTGGGGGAAGGTCTTTCTATGGAAGCCTAATCGCATTTTTCCATCTTGTTTTGCACCGATTAAATCAAATCAGTGGGCACCAGATGCACCGTGCGCACCTTCATTTCTATGTAAATTCAAACAGGCCCATAGAATAAGAGTCAGTCATGTTGAACggcagattttaaaaaaatattcaaaattacAGTGCCAGCGTTTTTCTTGGCCCTTACCAGTCATCAAATGATACCCGCAAATAAGGTAACTCTTTCATACAACGGTGTAACGGCGGCATGGTGCATGGAAGGACACATTCAGACAGCTTCACaaacaggtggtagtagcctagtgagtaacacactcgcctatgatccagaagacccgggttcaaatcccacgtgctaccattgtgtccctgagcaagacacttaaccctaagttgctccaggggggactgtccacaaaacacaatgacacaaaacgggtaaaatattgtgatattcatCACAAACGGGTAAAATATTGAACACATCACCAAAAATATTTCTAAAGATGATTTTGACATGAAATTCTCACCAATGCCGGCAACAATCCATCTAATCCACACATGCAGAAATATCAAACCATATATATCCATAAatttatgtgtaataaaatggaatgaGACAGGGGGAAAGTATTAAAGAAAGCAAGGTGCAAATAGGCATGAAAAGTCTTGGCACAAGCTGAAATCTATCAGTAATTTGGAGGCAATTTTTTCCACAAGGTGCCAATTAATAGCAGCTGCTTCGGTCCCAACTGATGGCCTATATAAAGCTGTCTCATTACCAAGGTGTCACAGAAGAAACATCTCACATGGGGTAAAACCAAAGAGCGGCCTTTCAAGACCATAAACCAGCCACGACCAGGTGCTCTTTGCAAGATTTAAGACCAATGAGCAAAAAAGTTGTCCAAGAGCCTAAAATACTgagtaatacaatttaaaaagtgaGTCAGAGAAAGATTTGTAGAAAGGCCGTCATGGCCTTCATGAACAGTCTTTGAGCTGGACTCAATTGCTGAAGATGAGcctgtaaaatactggaacAATATTGTATGGTCTGATGAAATCACAATTGAATACTTTGGATGCCATAATGCACACAATGTTTGGAGGTCAAAAGGCACCCCAACAACACCATATCAACATTTTGGAGGTGGGAGCATTATTGTGAggtgtctgaaagttgagtcgtggcaactggactttctttctttaatgtagagacgtttcattctgcatccacagaactttgtcaatctgagggaagttggcttgtgcccacaaatttatcctccaggttggtttcacttCAATCCCGCCTTGACTAGGCTCATTAAGTGGAACAAGGGCAGGGAGAGGgggtgggtagatgtgacagccccgccctggcagctcctcctacccccaTAAAGCGGGTCGTTAAATGTGGCTGACCTGGTAGACGTGTGAGTTGGACCTGATTTGTGG
This genomic interval carries:
- the LOC114770230 gene encoding uncharacterized protein LOC114770230, which codes for MSRHKLMKPKMMSTVVIARTDEPLAPVCRNAMMQRNSPNLNLPTTILDSLKTPGRHLFTVPCQDESQCAPPAAPAPTHPQSHTQSADPEKESENLPPRRPLKLAPLDRPTEVRELQRRKIQGRPQEVKAVVRKLEAGARKVKTCGREGMPISPERAPFSRAQPVTAFPTKSKQPITTLLLPVSQVIPFSERAKKKEPKISPPAPIGCKSAPPSPTVRSVCLQMDKLDNKQVARAGDITPQGAPRSREVAKARPRLRRAQRLDEDQGRSGPGLSSEEDGKPSQLVPGGGRRAEAGRVLVKASRRNVVPADGAQRRVLTREKPFIADDGGDLI